A window of the Desulfobacula toluolica Tol2 genome harbors these coding sequences:
- a CDS encoding dihydroorotate dehydrogenase electron transfer subunit, giving the protein MMMNTITDQKHIMLRVDEKRIEGPAFATLFFNYAMPFKPGQFIMVWIPGVDEKPYTICFHSKDRFAITIEAKGIFSQKAVSLNKGDLVGIRGPFGNGFDIQPDHTVAVVAGGCGMAPLAPLVEMLNKNTTVIHGARSKEYILYPDRFDTQRQFCTDDGSFGQKGLVTDLLEKEIASGRQFDMVYTCGPEIMMYHIFNLCETHHIPCQVSLERYMRCGFGVCGACVCGKQLVCKDGPVFGSGELREMNDFNTKALLKSGKDVELSQYFSWRCK; this is encoded by the coding sequence ATGATGATGAACACGATTACCGATCAGAAACATATCATGCTCAGGGTGGATGAAAAACGCATTGAAGGCCCGGCCTTTGCCACACTTTTTTTTAATTATGCCATGCCATTTAAACCCGGCCAGTTTATCATGGTCTGGATTCCGGGTGTTGATGAAAAACCCTATACCATTTGTTTTCATTCAAAAGACAGGTTTGCCATTACCATTGAGGCCAAGGGAATTTTTTCCCAAAAAGCCGTTTCTTTGAACAAAGGAGACCTTGTAGGCATAAGGGGGCCTTTTGGAAACGGGTTTGATATTCAACCTGATCACACCGTGGCCGTTGTGGCCGGCGGCTGCGGTATGGCACCGTTGGCCCCGCTGGTGGAAATGCTGAATAAAAATACAACCGTTATCCATGGCGCAAGATCAAAAGAGTATATCCTTTACCCGGACAGGTTTGATACCCAGCGGCAATTTTGCACGGATGACGGCAGTTTTGGTCAAAAAGGCCTTGTTACGGATCTTCTTGAAAAAGAAATAGCATCCGGCAGGCAATTTGACATGGTCTATACCTGCGGGCCTGAAATCATGATGTACCATATTTTTAATCTCTGCGAAACTCACCACATCCCCTGTCAGGTCTCTTTGGAACGGTACATGAGATGCGGGTTCGGGGTGTGCGGTGCCTGTGTCTGCGGAAAACAGCTTGTGTGCAAAGACGGGCCGGTATTTGGTTCCGGCGAATTGCGTGAAATGAATGACTTTAACACCAAAGCCCTGTTAAAATCCGGTAAGGATGTTGAGCTTTCCCAATATTTTTCCTGGCGATGCAAATAA
- a CDS encoding dihydroorotate dehydrogenase, with the protein MTIQFLGKTLKNHMVLASGVLGNSKEILERVHENGCGLVTMKSIGPAPRDGHKNPTVIDLGQGMINAVGLPSPGYLNMENEWQDLDKRDFPVIASVYGGSVKEYQMVAEFVSAKKPDFIEINISCPNSEKHGMIFGINRQSSQEVVSAVKKVINVPLIVKLTPQAQDIGDIAKACENAGADAICAINTVGPGMVIDIESAMPVLAFKKGGLSGPMIKPIAVRCVFDIYKAVNIPIIGLGGITTGEDAIEIIMAGASLVGIGSAVRYRGIDVFQKVTDEMNAWLSNRNLSIEDIKGAAHKEK; encoded by the coding sequence ATGACAATCCAGTTTCTTGGAAAAACATTAAAAAATCATATGGTTCTGGCTTCAGGGGTTCTTGGGAACAGCAAGGAGATCCTTGAAAGAGTCCATGAAAACGGCTGCGGTCTTGTGACCATGAAATCCATCGGTCCTGCGCCCAGGGACGGGCATAAAAATCCAACGGTGATTGATCTGGGCCAGGGTATGATAAATGCTGTGGGACTGCCGTCTCCTGGATATTTGAATATGGAAAATGAATGGCAGGATCTTGACAAGCGTGATTTTCCAGTGATTGCAAGTGTTTATGGTGGTTCTGTCAAAGAATATCAGATGGTGGCGGAATTTGTGTCCGCAAAAAAACCGGATTTTATCGAAATCAATATATCCTGCCCCAATTCTGAAAAGCACGGCATGATATTCGGCATTAACCGTCAATCTTCCCAGGAAGTGGTGTCTGCCGTCAAAAAGGTTATTAATGTTCCCCTTATTGTGAAATTGACCCCCCAGGCCCAGGATATCGGGGACATTGCCAAAGCCTGTGAAAATGCAGGGGCGGATGCGATCTGCGCCATCAACACCGTGGGTCCGGGAATGGTTATTGATATTGAATCGGCAATGCCGGTGCTTGCCTTTAAGAAGGGCGGGCTGTCCGGGCCCATGATAAAGCCCATTGCCGTCAGGTGTGTATTTGATATCTACAAGGCTGTGAACATTCCCATCATCGGGCTTGGCGGCATCACCACGGGAGAAGATGCAATTGAGATCATTATGGCAGGAGCAAGCCTTGTGGGAATCGGAAGCGCTGTCCGGTACAGGGGAATTGACGTGTTTCAAAAGGTCACGGATGAAATGAACGCCTGGCTTTCAAACCGGAACTTAAGCATAGAGGACATAAAAGGGGCAGCCCATAAGGAAAAATGA
- a CDS encoding glycerol-3-phosphate dehydrogenase/oxidase encodes MNRQENIDHIADRSIVWDVIVVGGGATGLGAAVDAASRGYRTLLLEQGDFAQGTSSRSTKLIHGGVRYLQQGNLALVLESLHERGLLLANAPHLVRHLAFVVPIYEWWEGPFYGIGLKLYDALAGKLGLGPSRRLSRKKTLEKIPTLEPDGLRGGVVYYDGQFDDARLAISLLRTLEDLGGNAVNYMPVTGFLKTGGLLCGAMTRDEETGRVFEISGRAVINAAGIFIDSVCRMDDSTARPMMAPSQGVHIVLDKGFLPGSSAIMVPHTDDGRLLFAVPWHDRVIIGTTDTPVAGPQVEPQPFPEEVEFLLSHAGRYLTGHPSRADVKSVFAGIRPLINSRGHNVTASLSRDHRVLVSASGLVTVAGGKWTTYRKMGEDAVTMAARVGGLDLKKSCTDTLELHGRPGQAIHDQAFSIYGTDADAMRQLIKKDPELDFLLHPQLPYRRVEIVWAVRNEMARTVTDVLARRLRALILDAKISIRVAPIVASIMAKELVKDLTWESDQVASFEKIAKRYMIN; translated from the coding sequence ATGAACAGACAAGAGAACATTGATCACATTGCGGACAGATCCATTGTGTGGGATGTCATCGTGGTAGGCGGAGGTGCAACGGGATTGGGGGCTGCAGTGGACGCAGCTTCCCGAGGATACCGTACCCTGCTTCTGGAGCAGGGAGATTTTGCCCAGGGGACTTCCAGCCGCAGTACCAAATTAATTCACGGCGGTGTCCGTTACCTTCAACAAGGCAATCTGGCGCTGGTTCTGGAATCTTTGCATGAACGCGGCCTGCTGCTGGCCAATGCGCCCCACCTTGTCCGGCACCTGGCCTTTGTGGTTCCCATATACGAATGGTGGGAAGGGCCATTTTACGGAATTGGGCTCAAATTATATGATGCCCTGGCAGGCAAGCTGGGACTGGGGCCGTCCCGTCGTTTATCCCGGAAGAAAACCCTTGAAAAAATACCCACCCTTGAACCCGACGGGCTGCGCGGCGGCGTTGTTTATTATGACGGGCAGTTTGACGATGCCCGGCTGGCCATCTCTTTATTAAGAACCCTTGAAGATCTCGGGGGTAACGCCGTCAATTACATGCCGGTGACCGGATTTCTTAAAACCGGCGGATTACTCTGCGGCGCCATGACCCGGGACGAAGAAACCGGACGGGTATTTGAGATATCAGGCCGGGCTGTGATCAACGCCGCCGGGATATTCATCGATAGTGTCTGCCGGATGGACGATTCAACAGCCCGGCCCATGATGGCTCCGAGCCAAGGTGTCCATATCGTCCTGGACAAGGGATTTCTTCCGGGAAGCTCGGCAATCATGGTTCCTCATACCGACGATGGCCGGTTGCTGTTTGCCGTACCCTGGCATGACCGGGTAATTATAGGGACAACGGACACACCGGTTGCCGGTCCTCAAGTCGAACCTCAGCCTTTTCCGGAGGAGGTGGAATTTTTGCTTTCCCACGCGGGAAGATATCTCACCGGGCATCCCTCCCGCGCTGACGTCAAAAGTGTTTTTGCCGGTATCCGTCCGCTTATCAACTCCCGGGGACATAATGTGACCGCTTCTCTTTCACGGGATCACAGGGTTCTGGTATCAGCTTCAGGGCTGGTTACCGTTGCCGGCGGAAAATGGACCACATACCGGAAAATGGGTGAAGATGCGGTTACCATGGCCGCCAGGGTTGGGGGATTAGACCTCAAAAAGTCCTGCACAGATACACTTGAGCTTCACGGACGGCCCGGGCAAGCAATTCATGATCAGGCTTTTTCAATATACGGGACAGATGCAGATGCGATGCGGCAACTGATCAAAAAAGATCCTGAATTGGATTTTTTGCTTCATCCGCAATTGCCCTACAGGCGGGTTGAAATTGTCTGGGCGGTTCGCAATGAAATGGCGCGAACCGTAACCGATGTGTTGGCACGACGGCTCCGGGCGCTTATTCTGGATGCAAAGATCAGCATCAGGGTTGCCCCTATTGTTGCGTCAATCATGGCAAAAGAGCTGGTAAAGGATTTGACGTGGGAGTCTGACCAGGTGGCGTCATTTGAAAAAATCGCCAAGAGGTATATGATAAATTAA
- a CDS encoding glycerophosphodiester phosphodiesterase, producing MICFAHRGASGHAPENTLLSVRTALEMGAPWIEIDVFCVQGQLVVIHDSRLERTTNGRGNLMQHSIANLRSLDAGKGEKIPFLHEVLELVQGRCSINIELKGPGTAAPVADLLKACIRDGNYMKEQLLASSFDYPQLMELKQLVPKLYIGANIYGVPLDGAGFADAMGVYSIHAHCDFISQMFVDDAHRRGIKVFVFTVNHAEELHRMAALGVDGVFTNYPELLCST from the coding sequence TTGATCTGTTTTGCCCACCGGGGTGCCAGCGGCCATGCGCCTGAAAATACCTTGCTGTCAGTTAGGACAGCACTGGAAATGGGCGCACCATGGATAGAGATAGATGTGTTTTGCGTTCAAGGGCAATTGGTTGTGATTCATGATAGTCGCTTGGAGCGGACTACTAACGGCCGCGGCAACCTGATGCAGCATAGTATTGCCAATCTGCGCTCTCTGGATGCAGGCAAAGGGGAAAAAATACCTTTTCTTCACGAAGTCCTGGAATTGGTACAGGGGCGATGCAGCATTAATATCGAACTCAAAGGTCCGGGAACTGCCGCACCAGTGGCGGATCTTCTCAAGGCTTGCATAAGGGACGGGAACTACATGAAAGAGCAGTTGCTGGCGTCCTCATTTGATTATCCTCAGTTGATGGAGTTGAAACAACTGGTGCCGAAACTTTACATCGGCGCAAACATTTACGGTGTTCCCCTTGACGGTGCAGGATTTGCCGATGCCATGGGCGTGTATTCCATTCACGCCCACTGCGACTTTATCAGCCAAATGTTTGTGGATGATGCCCATCGCCGGGGAATCAAGGTGTTTGTATTTACGGTCAATCATGCTGAAGAACTTCATCGTATGGCTGCATTGGGTGTGGACGGGGTGTTTACCAATTATCCGGAACTTTTATGTTCTACATAA
- a CDS encoding biotin--[acetyl-CoA-carboxylase] ligase — MNDVISNKEMTRRQKCFGGKWDLFSNEGNLGTSESLWVSRKENMIRYLACDCTSTMDVSASLLKQNRFPQWSWILSEAQNQGRGQLGRSWISMPGNLFATIRLPQNAGTLGNLLPLALGVVLVEVMAELGLPAEIKWPNDILVGRTKVGGILVEERYGKSLAGIGINVHKGPEADFFSQSFKIIPGSFQTFGVKISVPHLWMRIELFLKHRLAAFISHPGHVVERLGKCLAFKNEPIIVTHAGPWNGPATLVDISATGGLIIRTARGDQMIDRGQISPQVF; from the coding sequence ATGAATGATGTCATAAGCAACAAAGAGATGACGCGTCGGCAGAAATGTTTTGGCGGTAAGTGGGATCTTTTTTCAAATGAAGGCAACCTGGGAACTTCAGAATCTTTATGGGTATCCAGGAAAGAAAATATGATCCGATACCTTGCTTGTGACTGCACTTCCACCATGGACGTGTCCGCAAGCCTGTTAAAACAAAATCGTTTTCCCCAATGGTCCTGGATTCTTTCAGAGGCACAGAACCAGGGGCGGGGTCAGCTTGGGCGATCCTGGATTTCCATGCCCGGAAATCTTTTTGCCACCATCAGGCTTCCCCAAAATGCCGGAACCCTGGGAAATCTTCTGCCACTGGCCCTGGGAGTTGTACTGGTGGAGGTGATGGCAGAACTGGGATTGCCGGCAGAGATCAAGTGGCCCAACGACATCCTGGTGGGCCGGACCAAAGTGGGGGGAATTCTCGTGGAAGAACGTTACGGGAAAAGCCTTGCCGGTATTGGTATCAATGTCCATAAAGGGCCTGAAGCTGATTTTTTTTCACAATCATTTAAAATTATCCCTGGATCTTTTCAAACTTTTGGTGTAAAAATATCGGTTCCCCATTTATGGATGCGCATAGAGTTGTTTCTGAAACATCGCCTTGCTGCATTCATCTCTCACCCCGGTCATGTGGTGGAGCGCCTGGGAAAATGTTTGGCATTCAAAAATGAACCAATCATTGTGACACATGCAGGACCATGGAACGGACCTGCAACACTGGTGGATATTTCAGCCACGGGAGGACTCATTATCAGAACGGCCAGGGGGGATCAGATGATTGACAGGGGACAGATATCCCCCCAGGTGTTTTAG
- a CDS encoding pyruvate carboxylase codes for MKTFEEIVQEINGKKILVANRGITARRIMRSIREVLGAVPVLTVTDVDKTAPFTSGAQELILLGKNPSAYLDIDRILEIAKSRGIAAVHPGWGFASEDSSFPKKCKEAGILFIGPPTEPMELLGNKVRVRELATKIGVPVVPGSTGAVELDEAKKIAREIGLPVMLKAEGGGGGRGIYEVYDMEQLESAFSKASVLAQASFGNPRIYVEKLLTSVRHIEIQVIADQHGNVFAFDERDCTVQRNHQKLVEITPSPWPLMTDELRKTLKGYARDLVREVGYYSLATVEFLVDADGTPFLIEVNTRLQVEHGITECRYGIDLVEEQIAVAFGSRLRFSEDVTRPVSNAIQVRINCEDPQNGFAPNAGHIARYISPGGPGVRMDSCVSGGYAFPSNYDSAAALLIAHGENWEKTLAVMERALKEYIIGGLKTTIPFHQKIIAHPVFQSGIYDTRFVEKTPELMLYRDSEPESLRLSRLVAQISARGYNPHVQLGEYRSREDKRMDVFDPVMPELPTAAAPSIYPRWDRTALMDAVRDTPHVHIADTTPRDITQSNSGNRFRLAEDILTGPYLDRCGFFSIENGGGAHFHVAMMANMTYPFNEARLWNTFAPTTPKQILVRSTNLLGYKPQPKKLMHLTGEMICQHYDIVRCFDFLNHVENMRPFAEVVLASQANTFQPAISLSWAKGFDVNHYLGVAEQMIHLVADVAGVSQKAATRMFILGLKDMAGVCPPRFIKQLVAELRSHYPELILHYHRHCTDGLFVPAVGAAAKAGAHIVDTGIGAAVRWYGQGEVLSTAAYMEEELGLSTRIDKDSIRTCNFVFKQIMPYYDRYTAPYFQGIDHDVVQHGMPGGATSSSQEGAMKQGYIHLLPQMLQFLTGTRQIVRYHDVTPGSQITWNTAFLAVTSAWKRGGEEEVKHLLWILDTVVNTQEDQLPENLKTDRLVLYKDSNDAFRDLLLGKFGKLPLGFPPDWVYASAFGESYKEAIENRTQASPLESLEPVDIAAEQKSLEDNINRIPTDEEVVMYLNHPGDALKTITFRQEFGNPNWLPLDVWFEGLVPDRELFFKDTDGKPHSMKILGIGETDSQGISEVRYTLNGELLSYTVKVAEATGTGAGVMEMADKKDPCQVASPSSGDLWIMYVKPGDIVKKGEELFNITIMKQEKSVLSPMDGMVERVLKIADYKYDKKMVPVIEGELLVVLGSIPRRCSACEAPLKDENFKFCPACGKACA; via the coding sequence ATGAAAACATTTGAAGAAATTGTACAAGAAATAAATGGAAAAAAAATACTGGTTGCCAACCGCGGTATTACCGCCAGGCGAATTATGCGTTCAATACGGGAAGTCCTTGGGGCTGTTCCGGTTCTGACGGTAACCGATGTGGACAAAACCGCTCCTTTTACCTCAGGTGCCCAGGAACTCATCTTACTGGGAAAAAATCCGTCTGCTTACCTGGACATCGACCGTATCCTGGAAATAGCCAAGTCTCGCGGCATTGCCGCTGTTCATCCGGGATGGGGGTTTGCTTCGGAAGATTCCAGCTTTCCTAAAAAGTGCAAGGAAGCCGGTATCCTTTTTATCGGCCCTCCCACAGAACCCATGGAGCTTCTGGGAAACAAAGTCCGGGTAAGAGAATTGGCCACAAAAATCGGGGTGCCTGTAGTGCCAGGCTCAACCGGGGCTGTGGAGCTGGATGAAGCAAAAAAAATCGCCAGAGAAATAGGGCTGCCAGTAATGCTCAAAGCCGAAGGCGGCGGTGGCGGCAGGGGAATTTATGAAGTATATGATATGGAACAGCTGGAATCCGCCTTTTCCAAGGCATCCGTGCTGGCCCAGGCCTCTTTTGGCAACCCCAGGATTTATGTGGAAAAATTATTGACTTCGGTTCGGCACATTGAGATCCAGGTTATTGCCGATCAGCACGGCAACGTATTCGCCTTTGATGAGCGCGATTGCACAGTCCAGAGAAATCACCAGAAACTGGTGGAAATAACCCCATCACCCTGGCCCCTGATGACCGACGAACTGAGAAAAACCCTGAAAGGTTATGCACGGGATCTGGTACGGGAAGTTGGCTACTACTCCCTGGCAACGGTTGAGTTTCTGGTGGATGCTGACGGCACCCCTTTCCTCATCGAGGTCAATACCCGTCTCCAGGTGGAACACGGCATCACCGAGTGCCGTTACGGCATAGATCTGGTGGAAGAGCAGATCGCAGTGGCATTCGGTTCCCGCCTCCGGTTCAGCGAAGATGTGACCCGACCGGTTTCCAATGCCATCCAGGTGCGCATCAACTGCGAAGATCCCCAAAACGGATTCGCCCCCAATGCCGGTCACATTGCCCGTTATATCTCTCCTGGAGGCCCGGGAGTCCGTATGGATTCGTGTGTTTCCGGCGGGTATGCATTCCCTTCCAACTATGATTCTGCTGCAGCTCTTCTCATTGCTCATGGTGAAAACTGGGAAAAGACCCTGGCAGTAATGGAAAGGGCCCTGAAAGAATATATCATCGGCGGGCTCAAGACCACCATACCCTTTCACCAGAAAATCATCGCCCATCCGGTATTCCAGTCCGGGATCTACGATACAAGGTTCGTGGAAAAAACGCCTGAACTTATGCTCTACCGGGATTCAGAACCAGAAAGTCTCAGACTCAGCCGACTGGTAGCACAAATTTCAGCCCGGGGTTACAACCCTCATGTGCAGCTGGGAGAATACCGGAGCCGTGAAGACAAACGTATGGACGTGTTTGATCCGGTCATGCCGGAACTGCCCACTGCTGCTGCCCCGTCAATCTATCCCAGGTGGGACCGCACAGCTCTCATGGACGCGGTAAGGGACACCCCCCATGTGCATATTGCAGACACAACGCCCCGTGACATCACCCAGTCCAACAGCGGCAACAGGTTCCGCCTGGCCGAGGATATTCTGACCGGACCCTATCTGGACCGCTGCGGCTTTTTTTCCATTGAAAACGGAGGTGGAGCCCATTTCCATGTGGCCATGATGGCTAATATGACCTATCCGTTCAATGAGGCACGGCTCTGGAATACGTTTGCACCAACCACCCCCAAACAGATCCTGGTGCGGTCAACCAACCTTTTGGGCTACAAGCCCCAGCCCAAAAAGCTGATGCATCTCACAGGAGAGATGATCTGCCAACACTATGATATTGTCCGGTGTTTCGACTTTTTAAACCATGTGGAAAACATGCGACCCTTTGCCGAAGTTGTGCTGGCATCTCAGGCCAACACATTCCAGCCGGCTATATCGCTCTCCTGGGCCAAGGGGTTTGATGTAAATCATTACCTTGGTGTGGCAGAACAGATGATCCATCTGGTTGCCGATGTGGCAGGGGTGTCACAAAAAGCCGCCACCCGGATGTTTATCCTGGGACTCAAGGACATGGCCGGGGTATGCCCGCCAAGGTTTATCAAACAGCTGGTGGCCGAACTGAGAAGTCATTATCCCGAGCTGATTCTGCACTACCACCGCCACTGCACTGACGGATTGTTTGTCCCGGCTGTGGGAGCTGCAGCCAAAGCCGGGGCTCATATTGTGGACACCGGCATCGGGGCTGCTGTCAGATGGTACGGCCAGGGGGAAGTTCTTTCCACCGCCGCCTACATGGAAGAGGAACTGGGGCTGAGTACCCGCATTGATAAAGATAGTATCCGAACCTGTAATTTTGTTTTCAAACAGATCATGCCCTATTATGACCGGTATACAGCTCCCTATTTCCAGGGCATAGACCACGACGTTGTACAACACGGCATGCCGGGCGGAGCCACTTCCTCATCTCAGGAAGGAGCCATGAAACAGGGCTATATTCACCTTTTACCCCAGATGCTGCAGTTTTTAACCGGCACCCGTCAGATTGTCCGGTATCATGACGTAACTCCCGGTTCCCAGATCACATGGAATACCGCATTTCTGGCCGTCACCTCTGCCTGGAAACGTGGAGGGGAAGAAGAGGTGAAACACCTGCTGTGGATACTGGATACAGTGGTCAACACCCAGGAAGACCAATTGCCGGAAAATTTAAAAACCGACCGGCTCGTTCTCTACAAAGACAGCAACGATGCTTTCAGGGATCTGCTTTTGGGCAAATTCGGCAAACTGCCTCTGGGTTTTCCGCCGGACTGGGTCTATGCTTCCGCCTTTGGCGAATCCTATAAAGAGGCCATTGAAAACCGCACCCAGGCCTCACCCTTGGAGTCTCTTGAACCTGTGGACATTGCTGCGGAACAAAAAAGTCTGGAAGATAATATCAACCGGATTCCCACGGACGAAGAGGTTGTAATGTATCTCAACCACCCTGGAGACGCCCTCAAGACAATCACCTTTCGCCAGGAATTCGGCAACCCCAACTGGCTTCCCCTGGATGTCTGGTTTGAAGGACTGGTGCCGGACCGGGAACTTTTTTTCAAGGATACTGACGGAAAACCCCACTCCATGAAAATACTGGGCATCGGAGAAACCGACAGCCAGGGAATAAGTGAGGTGCGTTATACTCTGAACGGAGAACTTTTGAGCTATACGGTCAAGGTGGCCGAAGCTACTGGAACCGGAGCCGGTGTTATGGAGATGGCAGACAAAAAAGATCCCTGTCAGGTAGCCTCGCCCAGCTCAGGTGATCTCTGGATCATGTATGTAAAACCAGGTGATATTGTCAAAAAAGGCGAAGAGCTGTTCAACATCACCATCATGAAACAGGAAAAATCAGTGCTTTCTCCCATGGACGGCATGGTGGAGCGGGTTCTCAAAATAGCTGATTACAAGTATGATAAAAAGATGGTTCCGGTCATAGAAGGTGAACTGCTGGTGGTACTGGGTTCCATCCCCAGGCGATGCAGCGCCTGTGAGGCTCCCCTCAAGGATGAAAACTTCAAATTCTGTCCTGCATGCGGCAAGGCCTGCGCCTGA
- a CDS encoding esterase/lipase family protein — translation MQIKTKYLIIGFMVCAGSGFIQPAMAENRKVVLLHGLARSSSSMNKLENALQNKGFITCNIDYPSTKHSVEILAQEHILPKIIDCLGSLGMPICFVTHSMGGIVVRYLAEHALIPHIDRVVMLSPPNKGSQIVDRLGKTWLFKLVNGPAGQQLGTNSESLPLKLKPANFEVGIITGSRSINLIFSLMIKGKDDGKVSIENAKLKGMKDFMVLPSSHPFIMKNNTAIEQTIFFLNYGVFQKKGM, via the coding sequence ATGCAGATAAAAACAAAATACCTGATCATAGGATTTATGGTGTGTGCCGGGTCGGGTTTTATTCAACCTGCGATGGCAGAAAACAGAAAAGTTGTGCTTCTACATGGGCTGGCAAGATCAAGTTCATCCATGAACAAGCTGGAAAATGCGCTTCAAAATAAAGGGTTCATTACATGCAACATTGATTATCCTTCAACAAAGCACTCTGTTGAAATCCTGGCACAGGAACATATTTTACCGAAAATCATAGATTGTCTTGGAAGTCTTGGTATGCCGATTTGTTTTGTAACCCATTCAATGGGTGGCATTGTTGTTCGATATCTAGCAGAGCATGCTTTGATTCCTCATATTGACAGAGTGGTAATGCTTAGCCCGCCAAATAAAGGCAGTCAAATTGTTGACCGGCTCGGCAAAACATGGCTTTTCAAACTTGTCAATGGCCCGGCAGGTCAACAATTGGGTACAAACAGTGAAAGCCTTCCCTTAAAGTTGAAACCGGCAAACTTTGAAGTGGGTATCATCACCGGCAGCAGATCTATTAATCTGATTTTTTCTTTAATGATCAAAGGAAAGGATGATGGTAAGGTCTCCATTGAAAACGCCAAACTTAAAGGCATGAAGGACTTTATGGTTTTGCCTTCATCACATCCGTTCATTATGAAAAATAATACAGCCATAGAGCAGACGATCTTTTTTTTAAATTATGGTGTATTCCAAAAAAAGGGCATGTAA
- a CDS encoding LL-diaminopimelate aminotransferase: protein MIRANDNYNKLKASYLFSDIAKKVDEYQQKNPGAQIIRLGIGDVTRALVPAVIKGFHQGVDEMANDATFRGYGPEQGYDFLRQTIAKNDFQDRGADISADEIFVSDGAKCDTGNFQELFATDIKLAIPDPVYPVYLDTNVMAGRTGEFEDGRYNGIVYMDCLKENNFLPRLPDESVDLIYLCFPNNPTGSTATKAELKVWVDYAKENKALILFDAAYEAFIREEPLPRSIYEIEGAKEVAVEFRSFSKTAGFTGTRCGFTVVPKECMVFNSKGEKIFLHAMWNRRHTTKFNGVSYPVQKAAQAVYSEEGKVQVKQQIDDYMNNADIIRKTVASLGFDYVGGKNSPYIWVDGKDRDSWDFFDLLLTKAGVVCTPGAGFGKCGRQYIRISAFNSLENVILAMDKLKEALTGRSSAK, encoded by the coding sequence ATGATCAGAGCAAATGATAACTATAATAAATTAAAAGCATCATATCTTTTTTCAGACATTGCAAAGAAAGTGGATGAATACCAGCAAAAAAACCCCGGGGCACAAATCATCCGGCTGGGGATTGGTGATGTTACCAGGGCTCTTGTCCCGGCCGTGATAAAAGGCTTTCATCAGGGGGTTGATGAAATGGCCAATGATGCCACTTTCCGGGGGTATGGCCCGGAACAGGGATATGACTTTTTAAGACAGACGATTGCGAAAAATGATTTTCAGGACCGTGGAGCCGATATATCAGCGGACGAAATTTTTGTCAGTGACGGGGCAAAATGTGATACCGGAAATTTCCAGGAGCTGTTTGCAACCGATATCAAATTAGCCATTCCTGACCCGGTATACCCGGTATATCTGGATACCAATGTCATGGCCGGTCGAACGGGTGAATTTGAGGATGGCCGGTATAACGGGATTGTTTACATGGATTGTTTAAAGGAAAACAATTTTCTTCCCAGGCTTCCCGATGAAAGTGTGGATCTGATTTATCTTTGTTTTCCCAACAACCCCACAGGCTCCACAGCGACCAAAGCAGAACTTAAGGTATGGGTTGACTATGCAAAGGAAAATAAGGCCTTGATTTTATTTGATGCTGCATATGAAGCCTTTATCCGTGAAGAGCCTCTTCCCAGAAGCATTTATGAAATTGAAGGTGCAAAAGAGGTGGCTGTTGAATTCAGAAGTTTTTCAAAGACAGCAGGATTTACAGGAACCAGATGCGGTTTTACCGTAGTGCCCAAAGAGTGCATGGTTTTCAATTCAAAGGGTGAAAAAATATTCCTGCATGCCATGTGGAACCGGCGGCATACTACAAAATTCAACGGGGTGTCATATCCGGTTCAAAAAGCTGCTCAAGCGGTTTATTCCGAAGAGGGAAAAGTCCAGGTAAAGCAGCAGATCGATGATTATATGAACAATGCCGATATCATCAGAAAAACCGTCGCATCTCTCGGGTTTGATTATGTCGGAGGGAAAAATTCCCCTTATATCTGGGTTGATGGAAAAGACAGGGATTCCTGGGATTTTTTTGATCTGCTATTAACCAAAGCCGGAGTTGTGTGTACGCCGGGCGCAGGTTTCGGTAAATGCGGCAGGCAATATATTCGCATCAGTGCTTTTAACAGTCTTGAAAATGTAATACTGGCCATGGATAAACTCAAAGAGGCATTAACCGGGAGGTCAAGCGCAAAATGA